GCACCTTCGCCGCGGCAAGGTCTTTCACGACAGCATTGCCGACGCCGAGCCTTACGCTCATGAACTGGCGCTCGGCTGGATCAGCCATTACGCCGTCGGCATCCTCTATGGGGTGATCTTCGCCATCATCATGGGCTCGCCCTGGCTGGTGGCACCGACATTTCTTCCCGCCTGGATCTTCGGCATCGTCACCGTCGGGGCAGGGTGGTTCCTGCTGCAGCCCGGCCTCGGCATCGGCTGGGCCGCTTCCAAACACCCGACCCCGAACAAGGTTCGGTGCTTCAATCTGCTGGCTCATACGGTGTTTGCATTGGGGCTCTACGGCACGGCGTTGATCATCTGATCCTGAGGTCGGTCGGCTTCGCTCCATGAGATCGCCGCCTGCCCCTCATCCGGCTGCCGCCACCTTCTCCCCGCAGGCGGGGAGAAGGGGACATGTCGTGACCTCTCCGTTCCCCACTGGCCTCTCGCAGGGCACGTCCCCTCGCCCCGTTTACGGGGGTCCGCAGGACGGGTCGAGACCAGTGGCTCGACCCCGGCAAGGTTAGGGTGAGGGGCAGCCACCGCACGAACTGGATTGAGTTAGGGTGAGGGGCCACGTCTAGGCCTTACCGCGCAGCCCAGTTGGCGCCGCGGCGGAAGATGGTTTTCATCTGGGGAACGTCGAATTCCTTGGCCTGATGGCCGAGCGAGGAATAGAAGACGCGGCCCTTGCCGTATTTCCGCTTCCAGACAACAGGCATGACGACGCCGTCGATCCAGTAGGCGTGATCGCCGGTGAATTTCGTCGTCGCCAGAACCTCGTTCGAGGGGTCGACATGCATGTAATATTGCTCTGACGTATAAGGGAAATCGGCGATTCCTTCCATGAGCGGATCGTCGGGCCGGGTGATGTTGACGGTGTAGTCGATGATGTTGCCCGGATGAGCCACCCACTGGCCGCCGATGATGAACTGGTAGTCGACGGAGTCGCGGAAGGCATCGCCCGCGCCGCCGTGATAGCCGGCGATGCCGACGCCGCTTTCGATCGCCGTGGCGAGGTTCTTGACCTCCTCCTTCTCGATCTTCGACATCGTCATGATCGGCACGACAAGGCTGAGATCATGGACGGAAGGGTCGGCAAGGGCCTCGGTGCCGTGTTCGAGATAGACCTTGAAGCCGTCTTCCTCCAGCATAGTCTTGATGATTTCGGCGCACTCCTGCGGTTCATGCCCGCTCCAGCCGCCCCAAACGATTAGTGCTTCACGCATAGTCTTTCCTCCTGAAACTTATTTCGCCAGCCGTCCGTCGACGATGGAATCGGACAGCGGGGCAGGGCGCTCCGTTGCCGTGGTGATCGCGACCGTCCGGCCGGTCGCGG
This Rhizobium brockwellii DNA region includes the following protein-coding sequences:
- a CDS encoding DUF2938 domain-containing protein, with the translated sequence MFDILWRGLVIGAGATILMDLWAILLTQFGQSAPNWAPVGRWFWHLRRGKVFHDSIADAEPYAHELALGWISHYAVGILYGVIFAIIMGSPWLVAPTFLPAWIFGIVTVGAGWFLLQPGLGIGWAASKHPTPNKVRCFNLLAHTVFALGLYGTALII
- a CDS encoding ThuA domain-containing protein, with amino-acid sequence MREALIVWGGWSGHEPQECAEIIKTMLEEDGFKVYLEHGTEALADPSVHDLSLVVPIMTMSKIEKEEVKNLATAIESGVGIAGYHGGAGDAFRDSVDYQFIIGGQWVAHPGNIIDYTVNITRPDDPLMEGIADFPYTSEQYYMHVDPSNEVLATTKFTGDHAYWIDGVVMPVVWKRKYGKGRVFYSSLGHQAKEFDVPQMKTIFRRGANWAAR